The Gemmatimonadaceae bacterium genomic sequence CGCTTTCGCAGCAGTCGAGCTTTGGCTTCGTGATGGTGACGAAGACCTACGTCGTGAAGCTGCTGATGACGGCTGGGCTGGCCTATCTCGTGCTCGCCGCCGCCGACTACGCGTGGCAGCTCTGGCGCCACGAGCAGCAGCTCAAGATGAGCCGCGACGAGATCCGCGAGGAGATGAAGCAGTCCGAGGGCGATCCCCTCGTGAAGCAGCGCATGCGGTCGTTCGCCCGGGCGATCGCGCGCCGGCAGATGATGCGCAACGTGCCGAAAGCGGACGTGGTAGTCACGAACCCGACGCACATCGCCGTGGCCCTGCAGTACGACCCCGACAAGGCGCCGGCCCCGATCGTCCTGGCGATGGGCCAGCGGAAGGTGGCGGAGAAGATCAAGAAGATCGCGCGTGAGTCCGGCGTCCCCTGCATCGAGAACAAGCCGATCGCCCGTGCGCTGCTGGCCGGCGCGCGCGTCGGCCAGCTCATCCCGGCCGACCTCTACATCGCGGTTGCTGAGATCCTCGCCTTCGTGATCCGCCGTCGCCTCGTGCGCGGCAAGGCGCTCGGGGAGTTGGTCGCATGAGCACCGCTGTCCGCCCGCTGCCCGGCGTCGAAGGCGCCGCGCGCCGCAACGCCGAGGTCGGCCTCGCGATGGCGGTGGTGTTCGTCATCGCGCTGCTCATCGTCCCGCTTCCGGCGTTCCTGCTCGACCTCTTCCTGGCCACGAGCATCGGCCTCTCGCTCGTCGTGCTGCTCACGGCGATGCAGACGCAGGACGCACTGGAGTTCTCGTCGTTCCCCGCCCTGTTGCTCCTGCTCACGCTCTTCCGGCTCGCGCTCAACGTGGCGAGCACGAGACTCATCCTCGGGCAGGGCCACGCCGGCGAAGTGATCCAGGCCTTCGGGCAGTTCGTCATCGGCGGCAACTACGCCGTGGGCCTCGTGCTGTTCCTGATCCTGATCGGCATCAACTTCATCGTGATCACCAAGGGCGCGGGGCGCGTGGCCGAAGTGGCGGCGCGCTTCACGCTCGACGCGATGCCGGGCAAGCAGATGGCGATCGACGCGGACCTGTCGGCCGGCATCATCGACGACGCCGAGGCACGCCGCCGCCGCGAGGAGGTCGCTCGTCAGGCCGACTTCTACGGCGCCATGGACGGCGCGTCCAAGTTCGTGAAGGGCGACGCGATCGCCGCGCTGCTCATTACCGGCATCAACATCGTCGGCGGCATCTTCATCGCCGTCGTCCAGAAGAACCTCGGCCTCGCCGACGCGGCCACGAAGTACACCATCCTCACGGTCGGCGAGGGGCTCGTCGCGCAGATCCCTGCGCTGATCGTCTCGACGGCCGCTGGTATCGTGGTGACGCGCGCGTCGGGCCAGACGCAGATGGGCACGCAGCTCGCCGGTCAGCTCGCGGCCAACCCCCGGGCGCTCTGGATCGCGGCGGCGGTCGTGGGGTCGTTCGGCCTCGTCCCCGGGCTTCCCAAGCTGCCGTTCCTCACGCTGGGCGCGCTCATGGCCTTCGTCGCGCGCGGCGCCTCGGCGGCCGAGGTCCGACGCAACGAGGCCAGGGCGATCGCGCAGCTGCCACCGCCGCCGGAAGCCGCGGCGCCGGATCCCGTGCGTGACCTGCTGCAGCTCGATCCCATTGAACTCGAAGTGGGCTACGCCCTCATCCCGCTCATCGACGAGCGCCAGGGCGGTGACCTGCTCGAACGCATTCAGCTGCTGCGCAAGCAGGCCGCGCTCGAGGTGGGCATCCTCATCCCGCCCATCCGCGTCCGCGACGACATCCGCCTGCCGGCCAACGAATACGTCATCAAGCTGCGCGGCGCCGAGATCGCGCGCGCCGAGGTGATGCCACGCTTTCAGCTCGCCCTCGATACGGGGGGTGTTTCGTATTCCATCGAGGGCATCGAGACGATCGACCCGGCCTTTGGCCTGACGGCTCGCTGGATTGCCGCCGCGCGCCGCGTCGAGGCGGAGTCGTACGGATATGTGGTCGTGGAGCCCACAACCGTGATCGCCACGCACTTGATGGAGTCGCTCAAGGCCAACGCAGCCGAGCTGCTCGGGCGGCAGGACGTGCAGCAAATGGTGGAGACGCTCAAGCAGACCCATCCCGCGCTCGTCGACGACCTCATTCCCGCACGGATCTCGCTCGGCCTGTTACACCGCGTGCTGCAGCGCCTGTTGAGGGAACGGCTCCCGATCCGCGACCTCGTCACCGTGCTCGAAGCCATGGGTGACGGCATCGAACACTCCAAGGACGCCGAAGTGCTCACCGAACACGTGCGCCGCGCGATGGCCAATGCGATCGCCCGCATGTTTGCCGACGAGACCGGCGCGGTGCGCGGCATCTCGCTCGGTCCCCGGATGGAGGGCGCGCTCATGCAGCTCTTCTCGCCACGGACTGCGCAGCCCGGAGCCACACCGCTCACGCCGGACTCGCTGGCCGCCTTGCTGCGCGAACTCAACCTGCTGGCGACCACCTACGCGATGGAGGGTCGCATGCCTCCGCTCATCGTCCCGCCGTCTCTCCGCGTTGGCATCCGCCGCTTGGTGGAGCCCGTGCTGGGCGCCCTGCCCGTGATCTCGCTCGCCGAATTGCCGCCGGCCGTGAAGCTCAACTCCGTAGCCACCTGGGAGCTGCCGTATGCTGCTTGACACCTTCACCGGAAGCGACCTTCGCATCGTCTTCGACGAGGCGCGTCGCGCGCTTGGCGAAGACGTGCTGGTGCTGCGCACCGCGATCAATCGCGAAGGCCGCCGCACGCGCGTCGAACTGGTCGCCGCATCGGCCGCCGCGATCCAGGACCTGCGACAGCGCCTCGACCCTCCCCCGCCGATCTTTCCGCGCGAAAAGGGCGGGCGTGGCACGAGTGGCCCGTTCGTCCTTGCCCTCGTCGGGCCCACCGGCGCCGGTAAGACCACCACGGCGGCCAAGCTCGCGCTGCACCCCCGCGCGTTTGGCGCGCGAAGGGTCGGTCTGCTCACGCTCGACACGTTCCGCGTCGGCGCCATCGAGCAGATCGCCCAGTACGCCGAGGTGACCAGCCTTCCGCTCGAGGTCGTGTACGACGTGCGCGAGATGCCCGGCGCGCTCAAGCGCCTCGATGCGTGCGACGTCGTGATCATCGACACGCCGGGGCGGAGCCCGCGCGCGAAGGACGCCAACGTGCAGTGGCAATCCATGCTGCGCGCGGCCGCGCCCGACGAGGTGCACCTCGTCGTGCCGGCTTCGCTGCGCAGCGACATGATCCCGACGCTCATGACGGCGATGGCCGCGTGCCGGCCAACGCACGCGTGCCTCACCAAGTTCGACGAGCTGTACGACGACAAGGCGATCGCCGACGTGGCGACCCGGCTCGAACTGCCGATCCGCTGGGTGACGAGCGGCCAGACGGTCCCCGACGACCTGCACGCAGCGAAGGGCGCGATCCTGAGCGCGCTCGGTCTGCCCATGACCACCCGCCGAGGTGCCGCGGCATGAGGACGCCCGCCGACGCTCGCCCGCTTCCGTCGCCCGCCGGTCGCCATGCGGCCGCGGGGCCACCGGTCGTGGCGATCGGCGCCGGCAAAGGCGGCGTAGGTACATCGACCGTGGCGGCCCTCTTTGCGGCCACCGTGGCCGCTGATGGCACCCGGGTGCTCCTCATCGATGCGTCGCAGCACTTTGGCGGGCTCGCCGCGATGCTCGGCATCGAACCGCAGGTGACGCTTGCCGACGTGCGCGGAGGCCGTCGCGGTATTCACGAACTCGCGATCGCGGTGTCGCCAATGCTGTCGCTCGTCTGCGCCGGCCAGGTCCCGGAAGGCGTCACCGTCACCGAGCACCAGCTGCTTCTGCGGCGCCTCGTCGATCTCTACCAGTCGTTCGGCCTCGTCGTGATCGACGCCGGAGCCAGCGCGGCATCGCTGCGCAACGCCATCCGCTGCGGGGCCACGCGCGTCCTCGCGGTGACGGCGCACGATCGCATCGCCCTCATCGCCACGTACGCGCTGGTCAAGCTGCTGCACGAACAGGCGCCTGACGTGCGTGTCGACGTCCTGGCCAACCGCGTCGACGCGAACGCGGCCGACCGTCTGCACGAGTACCTCAATGGCGCGTCGGTGCGCTTTCTCTCCCGCACGGTCCCGTTTGCCGGTCTGATCCCCGACGATCCGGGATTCGAGAAGGTGATCGCCGCGGGGCTCGGCACCGATGAAGCGGCGAGCGGATCACCCGCCGCCCTGGCCGTGCGCGACATCGGCGCCCGGCTCCTCGCCGACGCCGCCGCTCCACCGTTCCTCCGCCTCGTGAAAGGATGACACCCATGGCGACCGACCATCTGTGGCGAGCCTTCGCCGACGGCGATGTGCAGGCCAGGGACCTCCTGCTGCAGGAGAACCTGAGCCTCGTGCATCATGTGGCCCGCCAGCTGTCGCGAGCCCTCGCGGCACCGGCGGACTTCGACGAACTCGTCTCGTGCGGCACGATCGGGCTCATGAACGCGCTGCAGGCATTCGATGCGACGCGTGGCCTCGCGTTCAGCACGTTCGCCGTGCCGCGCATTCGCGGCGCGATCCTCGACGAGTTGCGCCGACAGGATCACGTCCCGCGCTCCATCCGCCGCAAGACGCGGGAGATCGCGCAGGCGCGCGAAACGCTCACGCGCATATTCGCTCGCCCCACCACCGACCACGAACTCGCCGAACACCTCGGCGTCGACCTGCCGACCCTCTGGCGATGGCAGGCCGAAACCGAGAGTGCGGTCCACGTGTCGATCGACCACTCGGGCACCGACCAGGAGGCGTCCGGTGGGGTGCCGCCGGACCTCATCGCCGCCGAGCCGGAGTCGACTGTCGAAGACGAGATTTCGCGCGAACAGGAGCGCGAGATCCTCAAGGCCGCACTGCTGAAGCTCAAGGAGCAGGAGCGCATCGTACTCACGCTCTACTACTTCGAGGAGCTCAGGCTCCACGAGATCGCCGAGGTCCTGGACCTCACGGAATCGCGCGTCTCCCAGATCCGCACCAAGGCGCTGGGGAAGCTTCGCACCGAGCTCGCCCACTTTCGCACTCCCGCCTGACGATGCCTACCCTCATCCGAATCTTCGAACTCGTGACAGCCGATGCGCTCAGCATGGCTGCCGCCGGTGCCCTCGCGCTCGGCGTCATTGGCCTGTTGCTGGTGGTGTCGTGGCCATCGAGCGATGCGCCCTCGCGCGCAGGGATCTCCGCGACCCGATCCATGACGGCGCGCTCGCTCGCCGCCGCAGGCACGCCTGCACTCGAGATTGCGCGCCGCACCGGACTGTCGCGGGACGCCCTGGCCCTGGTGCTTGGGGGCAAGGTGGCCCGGCAGAACTCGCCGCAACCGGCACGCTTTTCCCTCTTCAGGCGATTCAAGCGCGCGCCTGGTCACGCGCTCGGAGGTCGTCAAGTCGCTGCCTGACAACGACTTGCCACAGTGAAGCGGGCGCGAGGGCAACCGGCACACCGGTTGCCCTTTGTGTTTGTAGCACGTTCCCGTCGCCAGGAGCCGCCGATGAAAACAGATGGCATTGCCAGCGCTGCTGCAGCGCTCCGCTACTGGGAGCGGCGGCAGGAGATCGCGGCCAACAACCTGGCCAACGTGAACACGACCGGCTTCAAGGCCGAACTTGGCTACGCTCGGCTCACCGGAGACACTCCCGCGATGGCGGCGTCTACCGACTGGCGGGAAGGGCCGCTCACGCCGACCGGCAATCCGCTCGACCTCGCGCTCCGCGGCCATCAGTTCTTCGTGGTCACGACACCGTCAGGCGAGCGGTTCACCCGCGGCGGAGCGTCGACGATCGACCCGCAGGGCTACCTCGCCGATGCCGACGGCAGCCGCCTGGCCGGAGAAAAGGGCCCGATCCGCGTTGGCGGGAGCGACGTCTCGATCGACCGCACGGGCCGCGTGGCCGTCGATGGCGTGTGGATCGACCGTTTGCGCATCGAGACCGTCGCCCCAAACACGACGCTGCAGCACGAGGCAGGCACGCGCTGGATCCCCGACGCCACACGCACCGCGGTCGCCCTCGACGCACGTGACGTGCGTCAGGGACACCTCGAAGGCAGCAACGTGAACTCCATCGACTCCATGGTCGACATGATCACCATCCAGCGGAACTTTGCGTTCGCGCAGAAGGCCCTGTCGACCCTCGATGACATCCGCGCCACCATCTCCAACCAGCTTGGCAAGCCGACGGGATGAATGACCAGCGCGGCTGACCGCGTGCGCGCGTGAAACGCGCCCGCTGCACCCGCTGACTCGCTCGTCCCTCCTCACACCCGCTCCGTATGAACCCCGCGCTCCGTACCGCCGCCACCGGCATGATGGCCCAGCAGCTCCGCACCGAGGTGATCTCCAACAACCTCGCCAACGTCAACACGACGGGGTTCAAGCGGAGCCGCGCGCACTTCGAGGACCTGCTGTATCAGACGGTGCAGAATCCGTCGGTCATCGGCACGCCGGACAGCAACACCAACCCGGCCATCCAGGTCGGCCGAGGCACACACCTCTCCTCGGTGCAGCGATTGCACGCGCAGGGTGCCGTGGAGCAGACGAGTTCTCCGCTCGACATCGCGATCGACGGCGACGGATTCTTCCAGGTGCAGATGGCCAATGGCCAGGTGGGCTACACGCGCGACGGCAGCTTCAGCATCTCCGACACCGGCACGCTGGTGACCTCGGGAGGGCTGGTCGTGGTACCGGGCATCAAGTTCCCCACCGACGGCTCGAACATTTCGATCTCCCCCACCGGCGTGGTCTCGGTGCAGGTCGGCAACGATACGAGCAAGGTGCAGGAACTCGGCCGGATCGAGATCGCACGTTTCATGAATCCGGCCGGCCTCTCATCCGCCGGGCAGAACCTCTACACCGAGACCCCGGCGTCAGGGGCCGCGATCAGCGGCTTTCCGCAGGACGAGGGGATGGGTCGGCTCCTCCAGGGCCATCTCGAGAGCAGCAACGTGGAGATCGTGCAGGAGATGGTCGACATGATCACGTCCATGCGCGCCTACGAGATCAACTCCAAGGCGATCAAGAACGCCGAGGAGATGATGCAGGTCGCCAACAACATGGTGCGTTAGGCAGATGCCGGCGCCGCGCGTGCTCGTCGCCTTCGCCCTCGCGGCGGTCCCGATGATGGGGTCGCACGCGCAGGGCGCCGCGCCCAGCGAGCAGGTCGTTGCCGTGGCCACGCGCCGCCTGGCCCGCGGCACGGTTCTCACCACCGCGGACTTCACGATCACGCGCGCGATGGTTCGTGGCGTCGACTCGCTGGCGCGCGCCGGCTGGGTCACGCGCCGAGTCATCGAGGCCGGCGAAGTGCTCCGACGCCCTGCCGTGGCTCCGCGCCCCATGGTGGTCGCCGGTCAGCCCGTGCTCTTCGTGATGGAAGAACCAGGCCTCCGCCTCACGCTGGATGGACGCGCCGTGGGCGCCGGGGAACTCGGCGATCAGGTCGCCGTCCGCCTGGGCGCCAACCGCACGGTCGAAGGTACGGTCACCGGAGCCGGCGAAGTGACGCGCTCCGTTCCCCCGAGGATCCAATGATTCACCACTGCGATGTCATCGCAACGCCGCGTCGCGTGACGGTCATCCCGACCGTTCCGGCCGCAGAGCCCGCACCAAAGGTTCCGCGCCTGGCGATCGCCGCCGCGGCCGTCGTGGCGCTGCTCGTACTCGGTGCCGCCCAACTGGGCGCGCAGGCCGCCGCGCGACCCGACTCGGCGAAGGCCGCACCGGCCGCGCGCAACCTCAACTGGACGTCGGACCGCCGCACGTTCGCCGTCGGCGATGTCATCCAGGTGCTGGTGGACGAATACGCGCTCGCGCAGGCGACCAAGGACAACACGAACAGTGCATCGCGGAGCCGCCAGCTTGGCGTGCAGGTCGAGCCGCCGTCGCTGCCGGGCTCCGGGGCCGCGATCGGCGACGTCGCCGGCAGCGTGCAGACCGGAGATGCCGGTGCCTCCATGCAGCGCGGCAACGCCACCCGCAACACGCGCTACGTGGGCCAGCTCGCGGTACGCGTGGTCGCCGTGACGCCCGAAGGGCTCCTGCAGGTGAAGGGCACCAAGATGATCGACGTGGACAAGAACAAGGCGACACTGACCCTGTCCGGCTTCCTCCGCCCCATCGACGTCGGTTCGCGCGACGCTGTGGGCTCCGAGGCCATCGCCGACGCCCAGATCTCCTACAGCGCGAAGGGCTCGCTGGGCAAACCGAAGAACGGGCTCGTCGGCAAACTCATCGGACTCTTCTGGCCGTGACGCACCCCGCCCCCCTCCGTTCCCCCCTCCGCATCGCGCTGGCCATCGGGCTGGCGCACGCGGCGTTTTGTGTCGATGCGGCCCGGGCCCAGGCCGTCCCCATCCGTGACCTCGTCGTCGACCATCAGGCGGTGCCGGTAAGGCTCGTCGGATACGGCATCGTCACCGGCCTCTCCGGTACGGGCGACAATGCCTTCGCCGGCCGCGGGTCGCAACACACCGTGCAGAGTGTCGCGAACCTCCTGCGCCGCTTTGACATCATCGTCCCGCCGGAACTGCTGCGCACGCGGAATGTCGCGGCGGTGCTCGTCACCGCCGAGGCCTCGCCGTATCTGAGGCCGGGCGGACGGTTCGACGTGCAGGTGAGCTCGGTCGGCGATGCGCGATCGCTGCGTGGTGGCGTCCTGTGGATGACGCCGCTCGTCGCCGAAGCCGGCGGCAAGGCGATGGCGACCGCACAGGGCGAACTGCTCGTCGATGACACCGACGTCGCACGCCGACGCGTCGGCTTCGCCGCGGCGAGCGCAAAGCTCGCCAACGGTGGCCTGCTCGAAGTGGACCTGCCACGCCCGCAGTTCACGGCGTCGAGCACGCTCATCCTGCGCCAACCCGACATCGGCGTCGCCGCACGCATGGCCGCCGTGATCGACTCGGTGATGGGCAAAGAGACCGCCAGGGTTGAAGACCCGGGCGCGGTCACCTTGACCCTCGGCGACAGCGCCGGTGGACCGGCCGCGGCGCTCGCACGCATCCGTGACCTCAAGGTCGAGATTCAGCGCGTCGCGCGCATCGTGATCGACCAGCGCTCCGGGACCGTCGTCGCCGGCGGCGACCTCACGCTGGGGCCCGGGATGGTTTCCGTGGGAGGCCTCGCGCTCTCGATCGGTGCAGCCTCCGCCGATACTTCGACGCAGGGGCCGCCAGGTCAGGTCCGCGTGCCGACCGGTGCGACGGTCCAGCAGCTGGCTGCCGCGCTGCACGCCGTGAGAACACCACCGCAACAGGTGGCGCTCGTCTTCGAAGCCCTGCGCAACGTCGGGGCGCTCTCCGCTGAGGTGATTGCCCGATGAACCCGATTGGCAGGGACGCAGGGCCCATCACGCCCGCGGGTGACGATCGCCGCCTGCGCGAGGCCGCGCGCGCACTCGAGGGCGTGTTCGTGGCGCAGTTGTTCAAGGCCATGCGCGAGACCGTTCCGCAGGACGGCGCGCTCTCGGGCGGCGCCGGCGAAGAGATGTTCAGCAGCATGCTCGATGAGCGCATGGCCGACCTCGTGCCGACGCAATGGAACAGCGACCTCGGTGACGCGCTCCTCAGGCAGTTCCGCACCCGCCTCGCCCCGACCCAGGGCGCCGACCCGTCCGCACCGTGAACGCGATCGTCCATCCCCCGACGCCGCTCACGCCGGCACAGCAGGCACAGCGGACGACGTTCGTCAACGGACTCACCGATGCGC encodes the following:
- a CDS encoding FliA/WhiG family RNA polymerase sigma factor codes for the protein MATDHLWRAFADGDVQARDLLLQENLSLVHHVARQLSRALAAPADFDELVSCGTIGLMNALQAFDATRGLAFSTFAVPRIRGAILDELRRQDHVPRSIRRKTREIAQARETLTRIFARPTTDHELAEHLGVDLPTLWRWQAETESAVHVSIDHSGTDQEASGGVPPDLIAAEPESTVEDEISREQEREILKAALLKLKEQERIVLTLYYFEELRLHEIAEVLDLTESRVSQIRTKALGKLRTELAHFRTPA
- a CDS encoding P-loop NTPase; amino-acid sequence: MRTPADARPLPSPAGRHAAAGPPVVAIGAGKGGVGTSTVAALFAATVAADGTRVLLIDASQHFGGLAAMLGIEPQVTLADVRGGRRGIHELAIAVSPMLSLVCAGQVPEGVTVTEHQLLLRRLVDLYQSFGLVVIDAGASAASLRNAIRCGATRVLAVTAHDRIALIATYALVKLLHEQAPDVRVDVLANRVDANAADRLHEYLNGASVRFLSRTVPFAGLIPDDPGFEKVIAAGLGTDEAASGSPAALAVRDIGARLLADAAAPPFLRLVKG
- a CDS encoding flagellar basal body L-ring protein FlgH; protein product: MIHHCDVIATPRRVTVIPTVPAAEPAPKVPRLAIAAAAVVALLVLGAAQLGAQAAARPDSAKAAPAARNLNWTSDRRTFAVGDVIQVLVDEYALAQATKDNTNSASRSRQLGVQVEPPSLPGSGAAIGDVAGSVQTGDAGASMQRGNATRNTRYVGQLAVRVVAVTPEGLLQVKGTKMIDVDKNKATLTLSGFLRPIDVGSRDAVGSEAIADAQISYSAKGSLGKPKNGLVGKLIGLFWP
- the flgG gene encoding flagellar basal-body rod protein FlgG, whose amino-acid sequence is MNPALRTAATGMMAQQLRTEVISNNLANVNTTGFKRSRAHFEDLLYQTVQNPSVIGTPDSNTNPAIQVGRGTHLSSVQRLHAQGAVEQTSSPLDIAIDGDGFFQVQMANGQVGYTRDGSFSISDTGTLVTSGGLVVVPGIKFPTDGSNISISPTGVVSVQVGNDTSKVQELGRIEIARFMNPAGLSSAGQNLYTETPASGAAISGFPQDEGMGRLLQGHLESSNVEIVQEMVDMITSMRAYEINSKAIKNAEEMMQVANNMVR
- the flhA gene encoding flagellar biosynthesis protein FlhA, with translation MSTAVRPLPGVEGAARRNAEVGLAMAVVFVIALLIVPLPAFLLDLFLATSIGLSLVVLLTAMQTQDALEFSSFPALLLLLTLFRLALNVASTRLILGQGHAGEVIQAFGQFVIGGNYAVGLVLFLILIGINFIVITKGAGRVAEVAARFTLDAMPGKQMAIDADLSAGIIDDAEARRRREEVARQADFYGAMDGASKFVKGDAIAALLITGINIVGGIFIAVVQKNLGLADAATKYTILTVGEGLVAQIPALIVSTAAGIVVTRASGQTQMGTQLAGQLAANPRALWIAAAVVGSFGLVPGLPKLPFLTLGALMAFVARGASAAEVRRNEARAIAQLPPPPEAAAPDPVRDLLQLDPIELEVGYALIPLIDERQGGDLLERIQLLRKQAALEVGILIPPIRVRDDIRLPANEYVIKLRGAEIARAEVMPRFQLALDTGGVSYSIEGIETIDPAFGLTARWIAAARRVEAESYGYVVVEPTTVIATHLMESLKANAAELLGRQDVQQMVETLKQTHPALVDDLIPARISLGLLHRVLQRLLRERLPIRDLVTVLEAMGDGIEHSKDAEVLTEHVRRAMANAIARMFADETGAVRGISLGPRMEGALMQLFSPRTAQPGATPLTPDSLAALLRELNLLATTYAMEGRMPPLIVPPSLRVGIRRLVEPVLGALPVISLAELPPAVKLNSVATWELPYAA
- a CDS encoding flagellar basal body P-ring protein FlgI; protein product: MTHPAPLRSPLRIALAIGLAHAAFCVDAARAQAVPIRDLVVDHQAVPVRLVGYGIVTGLSGTGDNAFAGRGSQHTVQSVANLLRRFDIIVPPELLRTRNVAAVLVTAEASPYLRPGGRFDVQVSSVGDARSLRGGVLWMTPLVAEAGGKAMATAQGELLVDDTDVARRRVGFAAASAKLANGGLLEVDLPRPQFTASSTLILRQPDIGVAARMAAVIDSVMGKETARVEDPGAVTLTLGDSAGGPAAALARIRDLKVEIQRVARIVIDQRSGTVVAGGDLTLGPGMVSVGGLALSIGAASADTSTQGPPGQVRVPTGATVQQLAAALHAVRTPPQQVALVFEALRNVGALSAEVIAR
- a CDS encoding EscU/YscU/HrcU family type III secretion system export apparatus switch protein; this translates as MALSDQEKTEAPTQRRRDEAKKEGRIPRSPELTTSFVLLGSALLLNLAAPMGHAMVGIFGDGLRAMAALPNGTDSAINLLRATGVRTLLVVGGWGAALMAMGLAIAAPQARGVFSLKPLTPDFARLDPSKNVSRVVGTQSLANLVTSLAKLGLVSLVVYKALGASWHDMMALSQQSSFGFVMVTKTYVVKLLMTAGLAYLVLAAADYAWQLWRHEQQLKMSRDEIREEMKQSEGDPLVKQRMRSFARAIARRQMMRNVPKADVVVTNPTHIAVALQYDPDKAPAPIVLAMGQRKVAEKIKKIARESGVPCIENKPIARALLAGARVGQLIPADLYIAVAEILAFVIRRRLVRGKALGELVA
- a CDS encoding flagellar hook basal-body protein, with translation MKTDGIASAAAALRYWERRQEIAANNLANVNTTGFKAELGYARLTGDTPAMAASTDWREGPLTPTGNPLDLALRGHQFFVVTTPSGERFTRGGASTIDPQGYLADADGSRLAGEKGPIRVGGSDVSIDRTGRVAVDGVWIDRLRIETVAPNTTLQHEAGTRWIPDATRTAVALDARDVRQGHLEGSNVNSIDSMVDMITIQRNFAFAQKALSTLDDIRATISNQLGKPTG
- the flgA gene encoding flagellar basal body P-ring formation protein FlgA gives rise to the protein MPAPRVLVAFALAAVPMMGSHAQGAAPSEQVVAVATRRLARGTVLTTADFTITRAMVRGVDSLARAGWVTRRVIEAGEVLRRPAVAPRPMVVAGQPVLFVMEEPGLRLTLDGRAVGAGELGDQVAVRLGANRTVEGTVTGAGEVTRSVPPRIQ
- a CDS encoding rod-binding protein, which codes for MNPIGRDAGPITPAGDDRRLREAARALEGVFVAQLFKAMRETVPQDGALSGGAGEEMFSSMLDERMADLVPTQWNSDLGDALLRQFRTRLAPTQGADPSAP